The nucleotide window TGAACACCCATGGGAAGAACGCGTGTATGTTCGGTTTAAATTTCGATTTGAATCAGCAGGTGACATGTATATCGATGTTCCATACCTCATAGGCGACAGCATCATCGAAATGCCTGCGCGCGGTGATGTCCCGTTCGGTGAGTATATAGTCGCCCACAATGCGGCGGCTTTCGCGTTTTGCGGGGGCTATTGTCACCGAATCAAGGGCGTATTTTTCCATGCCGCGTTCGGGGTCGTTCTTGAAATACGACCAGACGCCGTACACGCATTTGAGGAGTTCCCTGCGTATCGATTCGTATTCGCCGATCGGGTCGTTCTTATCGCCCGCGTACTCTATCCACCAATGTCCCATCGGCTGCGGGCCTTTGGATGCGAGCCGGAACGGGAGATCGTCGGCTGTCTTGTATTCATACGCCCACTCGGGCCGCCGGAAGACGGTCGGTATATTCTTCTCGCTCGCGCGATAGAGAAGCGATGCGCCCATGATGCCCTGATCGGCTTTATCCGGAGCGAGCACCTCATTGAATTTATTTTTCGCTTCGCGTCCCTGCATGAAATCGCACCCGGCGAGAGCCGCGACCGTTCCGTCACCGGTGGCGTCCACGAATTGTCCGGCGCTGAACCGATAATTACGTTCCGTGCCGCCTTGTGTTCCCGTTACCGCTTTGATGCGTCGCCCATCCGCTTCCACGCCGAATATGTTCAATTCGGAATACACATCGACCTTTTCACGCTCACACCAGAAGAGGAGAATGCCGCTTGTTTGTGTGTTGCGGAAGAAGGGGTCTATCTCCGCGAGCATTTCCTTCATTTCCTCGACCGGGCCTCCCTCACGCATATTGGCGAAGAATCCGAAGAACGGCGCTCCGTCTATGGATACGCCGATGTCGGAATTCGCATTTCCGCCGAGACCCGGTTTATTATCGATGAGCGCGGTTTTGAGCCCCTTACGCGATGCGGTTATCGCGGCAATAGTCCCGCCGATACCGCCGCCGATGATGACAATATCATATGTTCTGTCGATGTATCTTATCGCTGGCTTTGTCAGTTTCGATGATGCTTTGCTTTTTTGTTTTTGGTTTGTTTTTTTTTGTTCTTTTCATTGATTATTCCTCTTGCGCATTTACTCCCTCCCCTCTCTCACTTCCGTGCAACACGATGTTGCAGTCGGCGCGAGGCACGGATGCCGATTTGCGCCGACCTGTGAGAGAGCGGAGGGGTGAGTGTGCCCTCATTCCACTACATATTTCACCGCGCTCACACGCGTATTGCCGCCGCCTGTCTTTACCACACGCACACCCTCGGCGGATTT belongs to Spirochaetota bacterium and includes:
- a CDS encoding FAD-dependent oxidoreductase; amino-acid sequence: MTKPAIRYIDRTYDIVIIGGGIGGTIAAITASRKGLKTALIDNKPGLGGNANSDIGVSIDGAPFFGFFANMREGGPVEEMKEMLAEIDPFFRNTQTSGILLFWCEREKVDVYSELNIFGVEADGRRIKAVTGTQGGTERNYRFSAGQFVDATGDGTVAALAGCDFMQGREAKNKFNEVLAPDKADQGIMGASLLYRASEKNIPTVFRRPEWAYEYKTADDLPFRLASKGPQPMGHWWIEYAGDKNDPIGEYESIRRELLKCVYGVWSYFKNDPERGMEKYALDSVTIAPAKRESRRIVGDYILTERDITARRHFDDAVAYEVWNIDIHVTC